The Haliaeetus albicilla chromosome 23, bHalAlb1.1, whole genome shotgun sequence nucleotide sequence AGATACCTCCTTTGAAGACTTTAGATAAAGTTATCTTGAGAATATTGtgatgattttaaaaatcaatgcagTAATGGGAGATATGGGTTGGGGGGCAGCTGAAGAATATCTAGGGAATCTCAGGGGATTCAGAGTATGGGTGATATCCATGATAAAACGTCATCTGGTCAGGGAGGAGTTGAACaactttttgtgttttccttagTTCAAGCTGACATGAGAAGTTGGAAACACCCAACCATCAGATGCCAGGGAAACAGGGTAAGCTGGCAGTGGGCTTGAGGGGAGGGATAGGGCACAAACCAAATTGTATATTAAACAGTAAAGACCATCCAAGGCAGGTGTATTTTAAAGCTGGTTACAATCTCTTTCTTCCTGTACTGTTACACTAGTTCATAGTGCTGTTAAAAATGGGAGAAACTTTAATGTTTTGAGGTATCAGTCTTGCAGATAGATGTGGTAGAGCAGATCCTCGCATCTCGGTGGTGTTAATCTGTAGGTCCATGTCACTTGTAGTAGGAGACCTGAATCTGcaaggaattttattttaatgaagggGTCATGTAGTATCTAGATTTTGATGAACTCTGAACTTTTTTGGAGTACTAGTTTTGAGTACAGAAAAGGGGTTCTCCTTTGAGGAAAGCTGGGCGATCTTGATGTTTTTTTATCTTACACTGaaacaatcttttaaaaatgtagcatttttacTTCTCAAATCTTAAATATTCTAATAATTGTAGGCTAAAAATAGCACTTAAGAACTTATTCTGTAAGGAGTCTGTGACATTTCTTGTAAAAAGTTGGTCTTCGTAACGTGTGCTTGGTTTTTAGCAATTATGATTCACTTCTAGTTTTGAAAGTGTGACTGTAGAGAGTTCAGAATATGCTTTAATGGTATTTGGAAAATAAGGGTGGACTAAGAGGTGGAAAGCATTATGATTGACAGAATTGATAAGgagctttggaaaaaataaggaatGTTGGTGAATGGACTACATTTTGCTTCATCAAATACAGCAGGGAAAACCGTGGAATGATTTTTGaaggattatttttaacttcttacTGATGTTATTTAAAGGGTCACAAATTCAATAGTCACATTTtgttaagacttttttttctagaataaCCATTTGTGATTTCTGTAAATGTAAAAGTAGAGACAAAGATTCAcaaatttcttttcatacatTGGTGGAGAGCCCATATGATGAGGAACAAGATAAAAAAGAATTCTTCtttgaaagacattttcagGTTGTAATAAAATTTGCTGTATGGAGTCTGAGAGGTACAATACCTAAATTGCATAATCTTGCTTGGGGAATTTAGCACGTaatgataaatgaaaaataatgttagATCATAAattctgagaagaaaatgtaaaatgtattgTTTCATTAGATAATCCATGTcatatactttattttttcagagtAAAATAAATGGTGCTTTTGTCATCTAATTAGAAAAGCatagtgtatatatattaaaGCATAGGAACGTTGTGGTAGACTGATGTATTTTAGTAGCAACTTGGGAATATCTGTGTATAGCTGAATAATCTGTCAATATAAGCCAAAGTAATTTGCAGATTTGTATTAATTTATTCTCAAATTTTTGCCTCTTTCTAACCATACAACAGAGTAAAGCTTTGAGGGAATTATGTTTCAGTATAACCTGTTGTGGTGCCTTTGGATTAGTTTTCTGTCCTTCATTAATAAATGTGCAAGAAGCTGTAGCTTTCTCGGGGATTAGTGAGAGATATGATAGACTAAGCTTAATAGGATACACTTGCTTGCAAGGCCTCGGGCCAGTAGTTCACTTATCTTCAAGTTGATGGCTGTGGAATATGTTCAAGTCTTTGACTTCAAACTTTTGTGCAGTTGAGTTGCTGTTAATCATGAGATAGAAATGTGATTTGATTTTTATGTGATAATAGATAAGAAAGATGAGTTCTGGCGAAGCATTTAGTCTCAAAAAAAGATGTCCTGTCTGGATACTGAGACCACGATAGAACGGCAATAAGTGCTATGGCAATACTTAAATAATAATACCACAACAGTTAGTTAATTGTATAAAGTAGATGTTCCAAATCTTCTGATTagcatttccttccctttggGTGTTCATACTGAAGTTTGTGGTTTGGATTTTGAGAAGGCAGTTCTTTAgcagtgtgtgtgcatgtttctTTAAACAAGTCTGCTGAAATATCTTTGCAGTTTGAGCAGGGGTGGGTgttacatattaaaaaagaaagatgcttcTGTGAGCAGCTGATGATCAGGGAGGTTGTTAGTGACTGAATAGAGCTGGTTATTCAGTATAAGATATAGCTTAACTAGATCATATTGGGCAATCTTAAGTTTGCAGAATTGATCTGTAATAACTGTAGAGCTTTGAGTAATCAAAAGGACAGTCTGCTAGAATACTGGACTACAGTTCTATGTACCATTCAGCAGTTGAGctgacattttcaaaggaaCTTGTCAGACCTCTTTGGTatgtctgtattaaaaatacactttcttATATTGTTAATAGCCTATAAATACTTTATCTGGGATATTGTCAGTGTGGATGATTTTCTGTAAACTGGCAGCTGCTTTTAGCTGTAGATGTAAAAATATACTGTAACTAAAATGAAATCTTAGATTTGTTTCATGGAggcaaaatacatttcagttttaaaacttgATGCTAATGTTATAGCCAAAATGGGTGAATCTTCTTCTTAAGTCAAAAGGCATCAATTAATAAAGCAAGGAGAGAGGTGTTATTTGGATACACTGGCATAATATCAAGGGCAATTTACATTGGAGTTaggcatcttaaaaaaaaaaaataaaagcttatttcatggttgaaaacattttctggtttcAGTGTAGTTTAAATGACTCTGATTTTCAGTGGAGGTGGATATATGTATCTGAGGTCACATTCTGGGTCTGAAAGTAGAAGTTGTAAGAAATGCTAAACCTTCTTCATATGTTATGAAGATGCAAAGGTGTGTGATACGTATAAAGAAGTAAATAATGTTTTCAGGATCTGCAGTTGCATGTTTGTAATAAGTGGGAAAAagttgctatttttatttctgaccAAAATACAGgttatgttttttcttgtctgtgttTGTTGTTGTTCGTTTTGTTTTGCGTAAAATTTTTGAGAATCTTATTTGATGATGTTTTCTAACTTCTAAAGCAGATTTAGAAGAAAGTATCAATGAACATGAGTTGGAGCCTTCACctcccaaaggaaaaaggaggggtCGTAAGGGaaagccaagaaaaacaaatttaaaaggGCAATCAGAAGACACTAGATCTACGTCCTCACATGGCACAGATGAAATAGAAAGCAGTTCCTATGTAAGCAGTAAATATGCTAAACTTCTTAGAAGACAGAATTGcatatttcttctctgcaaaTTTAACTTTTAATAAAACTTGTATTTGTCTGAGCCTCCAGCTGGTGGCCataggcttttaaaattacaacCTTACTTGTAACCCAGCAGTATATTttagtaaaatgtttttctttcagagagaCAGGTCTCCCCACAGAAGCAGCCCCAGTGATACAAAACCTAAATGTGGATTCTGTCATGcaggtgaagaagaaaatgaagctaGAGGAAAGCTTCATATATTTAATGCCAAAAAGGCTGCAGCACACTATAAGTGCATGGTGAGTAACAGTATTTCTGTTAACCAGTCTATTATGTGAATTTTGTCTGAATTGCTATTTTAGATTTTAATACAGTACCCTCACATGTAATTATGCACGAGTATTGTCTGTGTGCTAGTGATCTCTTTAAGCGCCGCAGAATTGCGAAGTGagcaattaatttattttcactgcaGACAATATGGATAAAAGTTGGCTACGTGCTAAGAGTTGGAATTAGCTCAGGGAGACTCTTtaacttattaaaaatgctCCCTTAGCATCTAAATGCATACAcgatatttaaaaagaaaagagaaaacagttttaacTAAAAGAATCCACTCCAAAAATAGAATACCTTTACTCCATAGGCATTCAGACAAAATCTGGGAAGAATCCATGAACTTCATTAATTTTCTGACCAGGGGATTTGGGCTGTGTGACACGAGTGGGACATGGAAGTTCTAGCCCTTGCCTTTAGATGATCACATTTATAGAACTGTCAGCCTGAAAAGAATCTGCTCATTTCAATGAACATGAGCAGATAGCACTATCTTTCATATAACTCGTTGTATGAATGAGGTGGGGCTTTGAGTAACAAACCTCAGTGGTTCCTGTTGTACCTCAAAATGAATAAATAGTCCAGGCAATCTGTGGagtattaattttcttcctatacCTAGCCTCACTAAACAGAGAGCTGGTGTGTGCCAGCAGCCTTGAGTCTTAGAGTATTCTTTGCTACTTTGTGTACCTGAGCTTTGGTTTGAAGACAGTTTAAACTGAATATACCAGGATGATGATGATAGGGATCGTACTTATGTGCTCTATTGTCATCCTTCAGGCCTTTTCAGGTACGTTGACATCAGCTGTGCCGTGAAGCTGAATTACATATATGTCATGGGGAAGGAAATGGGAGTATTCCTAAAAAGTTCAGTGGTGTAATTGATAATATTGCCCATTTATTACTTTGTGTTTTCATCATGTCATTTTTTCTTGTCTACtcctttgtcttttaaaatacatttctccaAGGCAACAAACGTAATTAAAGCAGTCAGGTGGGTATCAGAAAGAATACTCATCATACTAATTACTCagtatggggttttttgctaGTTTGTTGGTAAAGCACATGCTGTCTGCGATCACAGAAGGGGATGTTCTCTATTAGGTTATGCCTGCacataaaaaaatttctaatcATGTTGGTgacctgaaattattttgacttGCTTGTTTTACAGTTGTTCTCTTCTGGCACTGTCCAGCTAACAACAACTTCAAGGGCAGAGTTTGGTGATTTTGATATCAAAACTGTACTTCAAGAaatcaagagaggaaaaagaatggTATGTATCTGCAGGATGTGATGAATGTGTTACTGATTCTACTACGGTGTATATAGCTCTGCCTCCTTCCTTTCGTGAAACAATCTTTTCAATCTGTTTCTAAACACAAAATTTAAATGTATTGTTACTTTTGGGACAGGTAGCCAGACAGGAATCACCTTAAAAATTACTGGTGTTTGGGAACATGGTATTTAGGTTTCTTTGTGACAATGTACATAGTAAATTATTATTAGCCTTCCTGTAACTATAAGAGAGTAACAGCTTTAGATCCTGGGTTACTAAAAGCACACTGTGTAAAACTACAAATAAACTTAAAGAATATGTTCTTGCAGTGACATGTTTCCCACTGTTTTGATGTTTTACTATGAAAATGTATTAAGGCCTCAGAGATGGGGATGTTGGTAAAATGTCacattgtattttattaaaattcaggATGTTTTTAAAGTGGTAAGAAATTtatggggaggaaaagaaaacaaacaactccTAACAATAttgtttcttggaaaaaaaaaattaagacttcCTATATTAGCGTAGTAACTTCAGTGGCAATAAAATGATCTTGGAAATGCAATAATACGTGCAATCATGTAGCAATTTTCAATGCAATGGACAGGTAAATCCTAGTGATCATATTTTAATAGGTTAGTATTATGTAGTTTCTGTTTTACAATATCTTTGATTAACTTTTCATTGGAAGGATGATCTGCCAGAGAATTACTCTGTTCCAAAATGGTAGCCATAAATATGAGCAACACTAAACTGAATACTAAGAGGCAAGAGATTGAAAGGCTGAACAGTgccattctctttttttcccctgcacaGAAATGCACACTTTGCAGCCAGCCTGGTGCTACTATTGGGTGTGAAATTAAAGCCTGCATAAAAACATACCATTACCACTGTGGAGTAGAAGACAAAGCTAAATACATTGAGAATATGTCACGAGGAATTTATAAGTAAGGACTTATGTAATTCTTGAATCTATAATGAAAGTGAAGATATTTCATGGAACTTTTTCAGCCTAACTTGGCTAGTCACGTatgttattaaaaaagagaatattaTTTCAtctaaaatggtatttttaagtaattgttgactttgcaaaatatttcagttactCTGCTAACTTAAAATTTCTGTAGTAGTCTTGTAAtatgagaaatgagaaaattaattgACGACTTATATTTTCTTCCTCGATTAATCTGTTATTTATATTGAGGAAACCCTGGATAATTTATGTCATGATTCTTCCATATTGATATGTTTTGTAgcttatttttggttttttggagCCCTTAAGTTTGCATACTGCCGGTGTTAGTGACTTGGCTGTAGTTGAGTTGCCAGTGTGGTTGTGCCCACAAGAGGGCATGCTCCGAGCAGTGTAGTAGCAGTTCTTGAAAACTAGAATTGATCAAAGTTTTGTTGGCTAGTCTTCAACCTTGTTTCTCATTTTAACTGATGCTTGACTGAAAACCATGAATGAGTTAAGAGTTAGCAATTGGCTTGTAGCACATCTCAAAACTAATTGAGAGGAAAGTCTGGTTTTGATAGGTATTTTCAGTAAAAgtcttcactgtttcttttgttgtgCTAGACTCTATTGTAAAAACCATAGTGGAAATGATGAAAGAgatgaagaggatgaagaaagagaaagcaaaagccgtggCAAATCAGGCACTGACCATAATGACattcctcagcagcagctcaaTGGAAACTAGGTATGGAAGTTACTCCTGACAGATCTGTTACCGAGACTGAAACGCAATATACATTTAATGTAGTTCATTGCAGTGAAGTATTTAAATCTAGTGTATGCAGATGAGAACTTTCTATTGGCATACTGTAGAAAAATGGGGAGGATTTGTCGTTTTTTAAATCCAGCTGACTTAGTATAAGAAGGGAGGCCCTCATTTCTATTGCTAAATATAGATGTAATGTCAGAGCTGCTAAATGCCTTTCTGTATGATTTTAAATTTACTattgttttcatcattttttaaacaggttCAAGGGACAGAGTTATAGAACTGGGAATGGCTAAGACATCATAACTACTAattcttttaaattgttttctaaaaTCAGAAAAGGGTTAGTAACTTTTTACTACCCAACTCTGTTAGAAATTTCATTGAACTGCCTGAAACGTTCATGTGTGTGAGCCTTCAGTAAGTGGCAGAGTTTTACATGTCAATATTATGTAGTTTGTAGTCTGCAGtgtctggaaaaaatgaaacactatATAAATGATATGTAATATGTACAGTGTCAAAAGTTAAGGCAGACATTGAAATGAAGTAAGATCTATATTTCTGGACTGAATAAAAACCTTAAGATTTGGAATGTGTAAGTTGTTTAGTGGATTCATGCAATGAGGGAAGGTCTTAGCTAGTTTAATTAACAACATGGACAAGTTCGTGGTGGCAACAAGCTGGTACTTTgtgaattttgcattttcttcatacACAAGTTACGGAGGCTATACATGGGAAAGCCGCTCTCTGTTTTTGCTTGCAAAGCACACAGTAGAAAAGGACTCAGTGTACACCGAAGCACGCTTGAACATTTCAGGTTGTTCCTGTTGTGATTGCTCATTCCGCCCAGCATTGTTTGCGGGAGATTTACTTGAGCAGCTGTTGGTTCTGAGCTGTGA carries:
- the PHF6 gene encoding PHD finger protein 6 isoform X1, translating into MTSSVGQKKVSSRQRKCGFCRSNKDNECGQLLMSENQKVAAHHKCMLFSSALVSSHTDNESLGGFSIEDIQKEIKRGTKLMCSLCHCPGATIGCDVKTCHKTYHYYCALHDKAQIREKPSQGIYMILCRKHKKTTHNSEADLEESINEHELEPSPPKGKRRGRKGKPRKTNLKGQSEDTRSTSSHGTDEIESSSYRDRSPHRSSPSDTKPKCGFCHAGEEENEARGKLHIFNAKKAAAHYKCMLFSSGTVQLTTTSRAEFGDFDIKTVLQEIKRGKRMKCTLCSQPGATIGCEIKACIKTYHYHCGVEDKAKYIENMSRGIYKLYCKNHSGNDERDEEDEERESKSRGKSGTDHNDIPQQQLNGN
- the PHF6 gene encoding PHD finger protein 6 isoform X2; translated protein: MTSSVGQKKVSSRQRKCGFCRSNKDNECGQLLMSENQKVAAHHKCMLFSSALVSSHTDNESLGGFSIEDIQKEIKRGTKLMCSLCHCPGATIGCDVKTCHKTYHYYCALHDKAQIREKPSQGIYMILCRKHKKTTHNSEDLEESINEHELEPSPPKGKRRGRKGKPRKTNLKGQSEDTRSTSSHGTDEIESSSYRDRSPHRSSPSDTKPKCGFCHAGEEENEARGKLHIFNAKKAAAHYKCMLFSSGTVQLTTTSRAEFGDFDIKTVLQEIKRGKRMKCTLCSQPGATIGCEIKACIKTYHYHCGVEDKAKYIENMSRGIYKLYCKNHSGNDERDEEDEERESKSRGKSGTDHNDIPQQQLNGN